Proteins from one Listeria innocua genomic window:
- a CDS encoding nucleotide pyrophosphohydrolase → MRQLQDEITTFLKERDWLDQYNHPKDLAISLSLEAAELLECFQWKTDEIALKENREELLKEVADVIIYALQIAESMGADGEELVRMKLAENRMRTWPKK, encoded by the coding sequence GTGAGACAACTACAAGATGAAATTACTACTTTTCTAAAAGAACGTGATTGGTTAGATCAATACAATCATCCAAAAGATTTAGCAATTTCGTTGTCACTTGAAGCAGCAGAATTACTTGAATGCTTTCAGTGGAAAACAGATGAAATAGCGCTAAAAGAGAATCGGGAAGAACTTTTAAAAGAAGTAGCTGATGTGATTATCTATGCTCTTCAAATTGCAGAAAGTATGGGAGCGGACGGCGAGGAACTTGTTCGAATGAAGTTAGCAGAAAATCGTATGAGAACTTGGCCGAAAAAATAG
- a CDS encoding thioredoxin family protein: protein MTSIEIKSPEEFQAHINGEELVYVDYWKDNCPNCKMLDLSFAEFKNSEIASKVKVLKVKLEEMGENFFFDRDVQQTPTLVLYKGGEEIHRLNGFIPPNKIEEAVSLNA from the coding sequence ATGACAAGTATTGAAATTAAATCACCTGAAGAGTTCCAAGCTCATATTAATGGGGAAGAATTAGTATATGTAGATTATTGGAAAGATAATTGTCCTAATTGTAAAATGCTTGATCTTTCGTTTGCTGAATTCAAAAACTCTGAAATCGCAAGCAAAGTGAAAGTATTAAAAGTAAAATTAGAAGAAATGGGCGAAAACTTCTTTTTTGATCGTGATGTACAACAAACGCCAACACTTGTACTATACAAAGGCGGCGAAGAAATCCACCGTTTAAACGGATTTATCCCACCAAACAAAATTGAAGAAGCAGTTTCATTAAACGCATAA
- a CDS encoding flavodoxin — translation MRILLAYDSLSGNTKMVADEIEEILQSEGHEVVSFRVSPLAEYPLDEDFDLYVLGAWTVDYGRTPPDMKDFIAELAVKPKNVAIFGTGETQWGMEFYCGAVDRMAKYFGTSYPTLKIEQMPHTEQDVADIDNWVKKILALRSGIK, via the coding sequence ATGAGAATTTTGTTAGCCTATGATTCTCTAAGCGGCAATACGAAAATGGTGGCTGACGAAATTGAAGAGATTTTACAAAGCGAAGGACATGAAGTTGTGTCCTTTCGCGTATCTCCTCTAGCCGAGTATCCGCTTGATGAGGATTTTGACTTGTACGTGTTGGGGGCATGGACAGTCGACTACGGAAGAACGCCGCCGGATATGAAAGATTTTATCGCGGAACTAGCCGTTAAGCCCAAGAATGTAGCCATTTTTGGCACTGGGGAAACACAATGGGGTATGGAGTTTTATTGCGGGGCTGTTGACCGAATGGCAAAATACTTCGGCACAAGCTACCCAACTTTAAAAATAGAGCAAATGCCACACACAGAACAAGATGTGGCTGATATAGACAATTGGGTCAAGAAAATTTTAGCGTTAAGGAGTGGAATCAAATGA
- a CDS encoding ribonucleotide-diphosphate reductase subunit beta, with protein MANQKEQLTRIKILEPLFPNRSTSIINGETSGILNWNDIPYPSFYRAYKELSTNYWIPDEVDMKSDAKQYPALSEQEKYAFDAIIGLLATLDSPQTRFIYNIAEYITDPAVHANAAIIAQQEVIHNESYSYVLASITNLQEQNRVFELARTHPTIIKRNEPIMAAYDDFMNNKTGETLVKALIQSSILEGINFYSGFAYFYNLVRQNKMTGTGKIISFINRDELAHSKFISEVIRAILGENPELQTEELVEYTHDAFRHAVELETEWSEEVLQGIEGIDVEEMVDYVKYRANKMLGMLGIPELYPGHSDNTMTWIKAYADNFTETKTDFFEMRNSSYKKTNMDNGFDDL; from the coding sequence ATGGCTAACCAAAAAGAACAACTGACACGTATTAAAATTTTAGAACCTTTATTTCCTAATCGTTCTACTTCAATCATAAACGGAGAAACTAGCGGGATTTTGAATTGGAATGACATCCCGTATCCATCTTTCTACCGTGCTTATAAAGAACTTTCTACTAACTACTGGATTCCAGATGAAGTAGATATGAAAAGCGATGCAAAACAATATCCCGCTCTTTCAGAACAAGAAAAATATGCTTTTGATGCAATCATTGGCTTGTTAGCAACACTTGATTCACCACAAACACGTTTTATCTATAACATTGCGGAATACATTACCGATCCAGCAGTTCATGCGAATGCAGCAATTATCGCGCAACAAGAAGTTATCCATAATGAAAGTTATTCTTATGTACTTGCTTCTATTACAAATTTACAAGAACAAAATCGTGTTTTTGAACTTGCGAGAACACATCCGACAATCATCAAACGTAATGAGCCAATCATGGCTGCATATGATGATTTCATGAATAATAAAACAGGTGAAACACTTGTAAAAGCTTTAATTCAATCGTCTATTTTAGAAGGAATTAATTTCTACAGTGGTTTTGCTTACTTCTACAATCTTGTTCGTCAAAATAAAATGACAGGAACAGGGAAAATCATTAGCTTTATCAATCGTGATGAACTAGCTCACTCGAAGTTCATTTCAGAAGTAATCCGGGCAATCCTTGGTGAAAACCCAGAATTACAAACAGAAGAGCTAGTAGAATATACGCATGATGCTTTCCGCCACGCTGTTGAACTTGAAACAGAATGGTCTGAAGAAGTGTTACAAGGTATTGAAGGTATTGATGTGGAAGAAATGGTTGACTACGTGAAATATCGTGCCAACAAAATGCTAGGAATGCTTGGTATTCCAGAACTTTATCCAGGACATAGTGATAATACAATGACATGGATCAAAGCCTACGCAGATAACTTTACAGAAACAAAAACCGACTTTTTCGAAATGCGCAATTCAAGCTATAAAAAAACGAATATGGATAACGGATTCGACGATTTATGA
- a CDS encoding ribonucleoside-diphosphate reductase subunit alpha, whose protein sequence is MKWGLQMTTYIVKDGGNRKLPFDKSRLDGYLEKIHEEFPKLDLEDYKRKVFNFVEKKEDYAADELVDYLIREAEARTDIHIPEWEHFAARLYLNKLYKKASKNRFYNDDDKYGSYVGLQESLGERGIYSGNILKNYSKEDLIAAGKLIDPEKDKLFTYNGLYLLATRYLATDSERNVYELPQERWLTIALYLMQNEPKEKRMKLVEEAYWALSNLYMTVATPTLANAGKVGGQLSSCFIDTVDDSLQGIYDSNTDVARVSKHGGGVGAYLGYVRSTGAAIRGVKGASGGVIPWIKQLNNTAVSVDQLGQRKGAIAVYLDVFHKDIESFLDLRLNNGDQRLRAHDVFTAVCIPDIFMEAVERRGEWYLFDPHEVKAKKGWYLQDFYDESKGEGTFREKYDELVADETISKKIVKAIDIMKRVMMSQLETGNPFMFYRDEVNRMNPNKHEGMVYSSNLCTEIMQNMSPTKMIQEIISGDQIVITKQAGDFVVCNLSSVNLGRAVVAEEGTLERLIEVEVRMLDNVIDLNELPVPQATITNQKYRSIGLGTFGWHHLLALKNIAWDSEEAEKYADELYEQINYLAIRASNKLAQEKGAYKVFKGSDWNTGEYFARRNYNSPEWQELAKEVAEKGLRNAYLVAVAPNMSTAQIAGSTASIDPIYSAFYYEEKKDYRRPVIAPDLNLSTYPYYEKGAYKVDQFASVRQNGRRQRHVDQSLSFNFYVPSGIKASKLLELHMTAWNEGLKTTYYVRSNDIDVEECEWCSS, encoded by the coding sequence ATGAAATGGGGATTGCAAATGACAACTTACATAGTAAAAGACGGGGGAAACAGAAAGCTACCTTTTGACAAAAGCCGATTGGATGGATATTTAGAGAAAATCCATGAAGAATTTCCAAAACTTGATTTAGAAGATTACAAACGTAAGGTTTTTAATTTTGTTGAGAAGAAGGAAGATTATGCGGCTGACGAATTAGTTGATTATCTAATTAGGGAAGCAGAAGCTCGTACAGATATTCATATTCCTGAATGGGAACATTTCGCGGCACGTCTTTATTTAAATAAATTATATAAAAAAGCGAGTAAAAATCGTTTTTATAATGACGATGATAAATATGGTTCATACGTTGGACTTCAAGAAAGTTTAGGCGAGCGTGGTATTTATTCTGGTAATATCCTAAAAAATTATTCTAAAGAAGATTTAATTGCTGCAGGGAAATTAATTGACCCTGAAAAAGATAAATTATTTACTTATAATGGTTTGTATTTACTTGCGACACGTTATTTGGCAACTGACTCCGAACGTAATGTGTATGAGTTGCCACAAGAACGCTGGTTAACTATCGCACTTTATTTAATGCAAAACGAACCAAAAGAAAAGCGTATGAAGTTAGTTGAAGAAGCTTACTGGGCGCTAAGTAATCTATATATGACAGTTGCGACACCGACACTTGCAAACGCTGGAAAAGTTGGCGGACAATTGTCTAGTTGCTTCATTGATACAGTAGATGATAGCTTACAAGGGATTTACGATAGTAATACAGACGTTGCTCGCGTTTCTAAGCACGGCGGCGGTGTTGGAGCATATCTTGGTTATGTTCGTTCAACAGGAGCTGCTATCCGCGGCGTAAAAGGCGCAAGTGGTGGCGTTATTCCTTGGATTAAACAATTAAACAATACCGCGGTTAGCGTAGATCAATTAGGTCAACGTAAAGGCGCGATTGCAGTTTATTTAGATGTTTTCCATAAAGACATTGAATCTTTCCTTGATTTGCGATTAAACAATGGTGACCAACGTTTGCGCGCACATGATGTGTTTACTGCAGTTTGTATTCCTGATATTTTCATGGAAGCTGTAGAACGTCGCGGCGAATGGTATTTATTCGATCCACATGAAGTAAAAGCGAAAAAAGGCTGGTACCTACAAGATTTCTACGATGAATCAAAAGGCGAAGGTACTTTCCGCGAAAAATATGACGAATTAGTAGCTGATGAAACAATCAGTAAAAAAATCGTTAAAGCAATTGATATCATGAAACGTGTCATGATGAGTCAATTAGAAACAGGGAATCCATTCATGTTTTACCGTGATGAAGTAAACAGAATGAACCCAAATAAACATGAAGGCATGGTGTATTCTAGTAACTTGTGTACTGAAATCATGCAAAATATGAGCCCAACAAAAATGATTCAAGAAATTATTTCTGGAGATCAAATCGTCATTACAAAACAAGCGGGAGATTTTGTTGTATGTAACTTATCTTCTGTTAACCTAGGTCGTGCGGTTGTTGCTGAAGAAGGTACTTTAGAACGTTTAATCGAAGTAGAAGTACGCATGCTAGATAACGTTATCGATTTAAACGAACTACCAGTACCGCAAGCTACTATTACAAACCAAAAATACCGTTCTATCGGACTTGGAACATTTGGTTGGCATCACCTGCTTGCTCTTAAAAATATCGCTTGGGACTCAGAAGAAGCTGAGAAATATGCCGATGAATTATATGAACAAATTAACTATTTAGCTATTCGCGCTAGTAACAAACTAGCTCAAGAAAAAGGTGCTTATAAAGTCTTCAAAGGAAGCGACTGGAATACTGGAGAATATTTCGCACGTCGTAACTATAACTCACCTGAATGGCAAGAATTAGCGAAAGAAGTAGCAGAAAAAGGCTTGCGTAATGCTTACCTTGTAGCTGTTGCGCCAAATATGAGTACTGCGCAAATTGCTGGTTCAACTGCTTCGATTGATCCAATTTACAGCGCATTCTATTATGAAGAGAAAAAAGATTACCGTCGTCCAGTAATTGCACCGGACTTAAACCTAAGCACATACCCATACTACGAAAAAGGTGCTTACAAAGTTGACCAATTCGCAAGTGTACGTCAAAACGGTCGTCGTCAACGTCACGTAGACCAATCACTAAGCTTTAACTTCTATGTACCAAGTGGTATTAAAGCAAGTAAACTACTTGAACTACACATGACTGCTTGGAATGAAGGACTGAAAACAACTTACTATGTCCGCTCCAACGATATTGATGTTGAAGAGTGTGAATGGTGCTCAAGCTGA